From a region of the Synechococcus sp. RS9916 genome:
- a CDS encoding type II toxin-antitoxin system VapC family toxin, with protein MSRVLLDTHLLLWWLKDDPRLPPSLVTELQTDQHDVLISQASLWEMAIKVNLGRLSVDLKVLEQRVPDEGFQWLPISNEHLLEVAQLEPIEGHRDPFDRLLVAQCRVEPLLLFTCDRALQAYGACVRLIT; from the coding sequence ATGAGCAGGGTGCTGCTGGACACCCACCTGCTGCTGTGGTGGCTGAAGGATGACCCGCGCCTTCCTCCCTCCCTGGTCACAGAACTGCAGACCGATCAACACGACGTTCTGATCAGCCAGGCCTCGCTCTGGGAGATGGCGATCAAGGTCAATCTTGGGCGGTTGAGCGTTGACCTCAAGGTGCTGGAGCAACGGGTTCCAGACGAAGGATTTCAGTGGCTACCGATCAGCAATGAGCACCTGCTGGAGGTGGCCCAACTGGAACCCATTGAGGGGCATCGTGACCCTTTTGATCGTTTGCTTGTGGCCCAATGCCGGGTCGAACCACTGCTGCTCTTTACCTGTGATCGAGCCTTGCAAGCCTATGGAGCCTGCGTGCGCCTGATCACCTAA
- a CDS encoding type II toxin-antitoxin system Phd/YefM family antitoxin, whose amino-acid sequence MTSISVTEARKRLFALVDEVGESHAPIEIKGKRGNAVLVSEDDWRAIQETLHLTAIPGMRETIVEGMATATTELSEDPGW is encoded by the coding sequence ATGACGTCCATCTCCGTAACCGAAGCCCGCAAACGCTTGTTCGCCTTAGTGGATGAGGTGGGTGAATCCCACGCTCCCATTGAAATCAAGGGCAAGCGCGGCAACGCCGTGCTGGTGTCGGAAGACGACTGGCGTGCAATCCAGGAAACGCTTCATCTAACGGCCATTCCAGGAATGCGAGAGACGATTGTCGAAGGCATGGCAACAGCAACCACCGAACTGAGCGAGGATCCGGGCTGGTGA